The following coding sequences lie in one Sinorhizobium fredii USDA 257 genomic window:
- a CDS encoding aspartate carbamoyltransferase catalytic subunit, whose product MITFPHRHLLGIKGLTEQDITLLLDRADEAVKISRQREKKTSSLRGLTQINLFFEASTRTQSSFELAGKRLGADVMNMSVGNSSVKKGETLIDTAMTLNAMHPDVLVVRHSSAGAAALLAQKVSCSVVNAGDGQHEHPTQALLDALTIRRAKRKLSRIIVAICGDVLHSRVARSNILLLNQMGARVRVVAPATLLPAGIEQMGVEVYRSMAEGLKDADVVMMLRLQRERMAGSFVPSVREYFHYYGLDAEKLKAAKADALVMHPGPMNRGVEIASEIADGPQSVIEQQVEMGVAVRMAVMETLLLSQNQGPRL is encoded by the coding sequence ATGATCACTTTCCCGCATCGCCACCTGCTTGGCATCAAAGGGCTGACGGAACAGGACATCACGCTCCTGCTCGATCGCGCCGACGAAGCGGTCAAGATCTCCCGGCAGAGGGAGAAAAAGACCTCTTCGCTGCGAGGACTGACGCAGATCAACCTCTTCTTCGAGGCGTCGACCCGCACCCAATCTTCCTTCGAACTCGCTGGCAAGCGGCTCGGTGCCGACGTCATGAACATGTCGGTCGGCAACTCCTCGGTGAAGAAAGGCGAGACGCTGATCGACACGGCGATGACGCTCAACGCGATGCACCCGGACGTGCTCGTCGTTCGCCACTCTTCCGCCGGCGCCGCAGCACTGCTCGCGCAGAAGGTCTCCTGCTCCGTGGTCAATGCCGGCGACGGCCAGCACGAGCATCCGACGCAGGCGCTTCTCGACGCGCTGACGATCCGCCGCGCCAAGCGAAAGCTGTCGCGGATCATCGTGGCGATCTGCGGCGACGTCCTGCATTCCCGCGTCGCCCGCTCCAACATTCTGCTGCTCAACCAGATGGGTGCACGCGTTCGCGTCGTCGCACCGGCGACCTTGCTCCCCGCAGGCATCGAACAGATGGGCGTCGAGGTCTATCGATCCATGGCGGAAGGCCTGAAGGACGCCGACGTGGTGATGATGCTGAGACTCCAGCGCGAGCGGATGGCCGGCTCCTTCGTCCCGTCGGTGCGCGAATATTTCCACTATTACGGGCTCGACGCGGAAAAGCTGAAGGCGGCCAAGGCCGATGCGCTCGTCATGCATCCAGGACCGATGAACCGCGGCGTCGAGATCGCCTCGGAGATCGCCGACGGACCGCAAAGCGTCATCGAACAGCAGGTTGAGATGGGCGTCGCCGTCCGAATGGCCGTCATGGAGACGCTTCTTCTCTCTCAGAACCAGGGCCCGCGCCTATGA
- a CDS encoding acyl-CoA dehydrogenase family protein yields MNQMNRTEQKLAELNQPKPWSGINAYRSDPLVVDITTAMPKTLRDEFDALGRYVTSPEAQELARMANEGVPKLKTHGPRGERLDVVEFHPAWHALMRRSMTTGLHSSAWENLPDERGRSHKARALRFYLTAQLECGHLCPLTMTSASVAAITASPAVQKEWAPKILSRKYDSTNRPWMQKSAVTIGMGMTEKQGGTDVRANTSTAERVGEGIYRLNGHKWFMSAPMSDAFVMLAQTREGLGCFLVPRLLEDGGANGLRFQRLKDKLGNRSNASSEVEFSDTFGFLLGTPDAGIRTILDMVTLTRLDCALASAGMMRASLAEAVHHTRGRKVFGKTLVSQPMMTRVLADMALDVAAASALSFRLAEAFDNAHSSAEDAAYARIMTPVAKYWCCKIAPALIYEAMECLGGNGYVEERALARHYREAPVNAIWEGSGNVMALDVLRVLGRRKELFEQLFGVFSRDLGPAGPKTIDVLRAAMSLCERDEGAARLLVEQLALAAAAAELYRLGAGRIADAFLESRLAAGWRATYGMLDSRFDSAYVLDLLYPAAT; encoded by the coding sequence ATGAATCAGATGAACCGGACCGAACAGAAACTCGCCGAACTGAACCAGCCGAAGCCCTGGTCCGGTATCAATGCCTATCGTTCCGACCCCCTGGTCGTCGATATCACCACGGCCATGCCGAAGACGCTGCGTGACGAGTTCGACGCGCTCGGCCGCTATGTGACTTCGCCGGAGGCGCAGGAACTGGCGCGCATGGCCAATGAGGGCGTTCCGAAGCTGAAGACTCACGGGCCGCGTGGCGAGCGCCTCGACGTCGTCGAGTTCCACCCGGCCTGGCATGCGCTGATGCGCCGATCGATGACGACCGGACTGCATTCGTCTGCCTGGGAGAATCTGCCGGACGAGCGCGGCCGTTCGCACAAGGCGAGGGCGCTCCGCTTCTATCTGACGGCGCAGCTCGAATGCGGCCATCTCTGCCCGCTGACGATGACCAGCGCCTCGGTTGCCGCGATCACTGCGTCGCCGGCCGTCCAGAAGGAATGGGCCCCGAAGATCCTGTCGCGCAAATATGACTCGACCAACCGGCCCTGGATGCAGAAATCCGCGGTGACGATCGGCATGGGCATGACCGAGAAGCAGGGCGGCACGGATGTGCGCGCCAACACCTCGACCGCCGAACGCGTCGGTGAAGGGATCTATCGCCTGAACGGCCACAAGTGGTTCATGTCGGCGCCGATGAGCGACGCCTTCGTCATGCTGGCGCAGACGCGCGAGGGGCTCGGCTGTTTCCTCGTGCCGCGGCTGCTCGAGGACGGCGGCGCCAACGGCCTGCGCTTTCAGCGTCTCAAGGACAAGCTCGGCAATCGTTCCAACGCGTCGTCGGAGGTCGAATTTTCGGATACCTTCGGCTTCCTGCTCGGAACGCCGGATGCCGGCATTCGCACGATCCTCGACATGGTGACGCTGACGCGGCTCGATTGCGCGCTCGCCTCGGCCGGCATGATGCGCGCTTCGCTCGCCGAGGCCGTGCACCACACCCGCGGCCGCAAGGTCTTTGGCAAGACGCTCGTCAGCCAGCCGATGATGACGCGTGTTCTGGCCGACATGGCACTCGATGTCGCGGCGGCAAGCGCGCTGTCTTTCCGCCTCGCCGAAGCCTTCGATAATGCGCATAGCAGTGCCGAAGATGCAGCCTACGCCCGCATCATGACGCCTGTCGCGAAGTACTGGTGCTGCAAGATCGCCCCCGCCTTGATCTACGAAGCGATGGAGTGTCTCGGCGGCAACGGTTACGTCGAGGAACGGGCGCTTGCCCGCCACTATCGCGAAGCGCCGGTCAATGCGATCTGGGAGGGCTCCGGCAATGTGATGGCGCTCGACGTGCTCCGGGTGCTCGGGCGTCGAAAGGAACTGTTCGAGCAGTTGTTCGGCGTCTTCAGCCGCGATCTCGGACCCGCTGGACCCAAGACGATCGATGTGCTGCGCGCCGCCATGTCGCTCTGCGAGCGTGACGAGGGCGCGGCGCGCCTGCTGGTCGAGCAGCTTGCGCTGGCGGCGGCAGCGGCCGAGCTCTATCGGCTGGGTGCCGGGCGCATCGCCGATGCCTTCCTGGAGTCGCGGCTGGCCGCCGGCTGGCGCGCCACTTACGGCATGCTCGATTCGCGCTTCGATTCCGCCTACGTGCTCGACCTGCTCTATCCGGCCGCTACATAG
- a CDS encoding AEC family transporter → MTAIFESILPVFLLVLLGVWLRRSRLVDQGLWVGLEQFGYYFLFPSLLFSTLAKADFTGMEADATAIAAIGSVTLMSIALLLIWPLLRKNGISGATFTSIFQTATRWNAFIALAVAEKLYGAIGLSLTALVMTLIIIPINFYNVAVLVWFGGGDRGVGFFFLKIITNPLIIASALGILFNLTGIELYEPVMTAIDMLATASLSLGLVLVGAGLRIADALKPTGAAMLAVALKLIVMPIFMVGASALLGITGDALLVIALGAAVPTAMNGYLLAKQMGGDAELYAAVATVQTAVSFFTIPLVLFATGYVAAG, encoded by the coding sequence ATGACCGCCATTTTCGAAAGCATCCTTCCCGTCTTCCTGCTCGTGTTGCTTGGCGTCTGGCTTCGCCGTTCGAGGCTCGTCGATCAGGGGCTCTGGGTGGGACTCGAGCAGTTCGGCTACTATTTTCTCTTTCCCTCACTTCTCTTTTCGACATTGGCGAAAGCGGACTTCACCGGGATGGAGGCCGATGCGACGGCCATTGCGGCAATCGGCAGCGTCACGCTGATGTCGATCGCTCTCCTCCTGATCTGGCCCCTCCTGCGAAAGAACGGCATTTCCGGTGCCACCTTCACTTCGATCTTCCAAACAGCGACGCGCTGGAACGCCTTCATCGCGCTGGCCGTCGCCGAGAAGCTCTACGGTGCGATCGGCCTCAGCCTGACGGCGCTGGTGATGACGCTGATCATCATCCCGATCAATTTCTATAATGTCGCCGTGCTGGTGTGGTTCGGCGGCGGTGACCGCGGCGTCGGATTCTTCTTCCTGAAGATCATCACCAATCCGCTGATCATCGCGTCGGCGCTGGGGATACTGTTCAACCTCACCGGCATCGAGCTCTATGAGCCGGTCATGACGGCGATCGACATGCTGGCAACGGCCTCCCTGAGCCTCGGCCTGGTGCTGGTCGGTGCCGGACTGAGGATCGCCGACGCCCTGAAGCCGACCGGCGCCGCGATGCTTGCGGTCGCGCTCAAGCTGATCGTCATGCCGATCTTCATGGTGGGCGCCAGCGCGCTGCTCGGCATCACCGGCGACGCCCTGCTCGTCATCGCGCTCGGCGCCGCCGTGCCGACGGCGATGAACGGCTATCTTCTTGCCAAGCAGATGGGGGGAGATGCGGAGCTTTACGCCGCCGTCGCGACGGTGCAGACGGCCGTGTCGTTCTTCACGATCCCGCTCGTCCTTTTCGCCACCGGCTATGTAGCGGCCGGATAG
- a CDS encoding DUF6105 family protein: MKWLLVFWGGPVMLLTGWYSLSYYDMSFGIFMLTREAHDLVFHLYGHVLGIPPESIPPLVARAMVLDTIVLFGLVALRKHRQITSWYRARFGGAKSQSTDVSRLPRDANLSSAP, encoded by the coding sequence GTGAAGTGGCTTTTGGTCTTCTGGGGCGGCCCGGTGATGCTGCTGACCGGCTGGTATTCGCTCTCCTATTATGACATGAGCTTCGGCATCTTCATGCTGACGCGCGAGGCGCACGACCTGGTCTTCCACCTCTACGGCCATGTTCTCGGAATTCCGCCGGAAAGCATTCCGCCGCTGGTTGCACGGGCGATGGTCCTCGACACCATCGTCCTCTTCGGCCTCGTTGCGCTGCGGAAACATCGGCAAATTACGTCCTGGTACCGCGCGCGGTTCGGAGGCGCGAAATCTCAATCGACGGACGTGTCGCGCCTGCCGAGGGACGCCAATCTGTCGAGCGCTCCCTGA
- the ruvX gene encoding Holliday junction resolvase RuvX, translating to MAIITIEELAARLPPHQAIAGLDLGTKTIGLSVSDLGRRFATPREVIRRVKFGVDAQALLDAATKERIAAFVIGLPVNMDGTEGPRCQATRAFVRNMGEKTDIPFVLWDERLSTVAAERVLIEMDVSRRKRAERIDSAAASFILQGALDRLASLGRRDTSVD from the coding sequence ATGGCAATTATCACCATCGAAGAACTCGCCGCGCGGCTGCCGCCGCATCAGGCGATCGCGGGTCTGGACCTCGGCACCAAGACAATCGGACTGTCGGTATCCGATCTCGGACGGCGCTTTGCAACGCCGCGCGAGGTCATTCGCCGCGTCAAGTTCGGCGTCGACGCGCAGGCGCTGCTCGATGCTGCCACAAAGGAACGGATCGCCGCCTTCGTCATCGGCCTGCCGGTCAACATGGACGGGACGGAAGGGCCGCGCTGCCAGGCGACGCGGGCCTTCGTGCGCAACATGGGCGAGAAGACGGATATCCCCTTCGTGCTTTGGGACGAACGGCTTTCGACGGTCGCGGCCGAGCGGGTGCTGATCGAAATGGACGTTTCGCGCAGGAAACGCGCCGAGCGCATCGACTCGGCTGCTGCCTCCTTCATCCTTCAGGGAGCGCTCGACAGATTGGCGTCCCTCGGCAGGCGCGACACGTCCGTCGATTGA
- a CDS encoding metal-dependent hydrolase, translating into MKIKWLGHSAFHIETAKAKILIDPFFTGNPAFRASERIAATAGLTHILLTHGHGDHVGDTVAIAKETGATVVANFDLCMWLGHRGISNMEPGNTGGTIKLGAFSATFVNALHSSAQITEDGVSHCLGNANGLVLHFDDEPTLYHMGDTDIFSDMALVQELHEPDIGIVPIGDRFTMGGAVAALACQRYFKFNTAIPCHYGSFPIIDQTPETFVAGMDGASTLVATPEVGGVVTL; encoded by the coding sequence ATGAAGATCAAATGGCTGGGCCATTCCGCCTTTCATATCGAGACCGCGAAGGCGAAGATCCTGATCGATCCGTTCTTCACCGGCAATCCGGCGTTCCGCGCCAGCGAACGCATCGCCGCGACCGCTGGCCTGACGCATATCCTTCTGACGCATGGCCATGGCGATCATGTCGGCGACACGGTGGCGATCGCCAAGGAGACCGGCGCCACCGTCGTCGCCAACTTCGACCTGTGCATGTGGCTCGGACATCGTGGCATCTCGAATATGGAGCCCGGCAATACCGGCGGAACGATCAAGCTCGGTGCGTTCTCGGCCACCTTCGTCAACGCCCTGCATTCCTCGGCTCAGATCACCGAGGACGGCGTTTCGCATTGCCTCGGCAATGCCAACGGCCTCGTCCTGCATTTCGATGACGAGCCGACGCTCTATCACATGGGTGACACCGACATCTTTTCCGACATGGCACTTGTCCAAGAACTGCACGAGCCGGATATCGGCATCGTGCCGATCGGCGACCGCTTCACCATGGGCGGTGCCGTGGCGGCGCTCGCCTGCCAGCGCTATTTCAAGTTCAATACAGCGATCCCTTGCCATTACGGATCATTCCCCATCATCGACCAGACGCCGGAAACCTTTGTCGCCGGCATGGACGGCGCCTCGACGCTGGTCGCGACACCCGAGGTCGGCGGCGTCGTCACCCTTTAA
- the gatC gene encoding Asp-tRNA(Asn)/Glu-tRNA(Gln) amidotransferase subunit GatC, with product MSVDLATVKRVARLARIAVSEEEAERMTGELNGILGFVEQLSEVDVDGVEPMTSVMPMEMKKRSDTVADGDKAADVVANAPNSDRDFFVVPKVVE from the coding sequence ATGTCCGTAGACCTAGCCACCGTGAAGCGTGTCGCGCGCCTTGCCCGCATCGCCGTCAGCGAGGAGGAAGCCGAACGGATGACCGGCGAGCTCAACGGTATCCTCGGCTTCGTCGAACAGCTTTCCGAGGTCGACGTCGATGGTGTCGAGCCGATGACATCGGTGATGCCGATGGAAATGAAGAAGCGGTCAGATACCGTCGCGGATGGCGACAAGGCGGCCGATGTCGTCGCCAATGCGCCGAATTCGGACCGTGACTTCTTCGTCGTCCCGAAGGTGGTCGAGTAA
- the gatA gene encoding Asp-tRNA(Asn)/Glu-tRNA(Gln) amidotransferase subunit GatA: protein MTDLTRLTIAEARAKLAAKEITALELTDAYIAAIEAANDTINAYVTVTPEKARDMAKASDARIAAGNAGALEGIPLGIKDLFGTEGVHTQACSHILDGFKPRYESTVTQNLWNDGAVMLGKLNMDEFAMGSSNETSYYGPVKNPWRAKVSNMDLVPGGSSGGSAAAVAAYLCAGATATDTGGSIRQPAAFTGTVGIKPTYGRCSRWGIVAFASSLDQAGPIARDVRDAAILLKSMASVDSKDTTSVDIPVPDYEASLGQSIKGMKIGIPKEYRVDGMPEEIEALWQQGIAWLKEAGAEIVDITLPHTKYALPAYYIVAPAEASSNLARYDGVRYGLRVDGKDIVDMYEKTRAAGFGREVKRRIMIGTYVLSAGYYDAYYLRAQKVRTLIKRDFELAFQAGVDAILTPATPSSAFGIADEDLASDPVKMYLNDIFTVTVNMAGLPGIAVPGGLDHKGLPLGLQLIGKPFDEETLFKTAHVIEQAAGRFAPSRWW from the coding sequence ATGACCGACCTGACCCGCCTCACGATCGCAGAAGCCCGCGCCAAGCTTGCCGCCAAGGAAATTACCGCCCTCGAATTGACCGATGCCTATATCGCGGCGATCGAGGCAGCCAATGATACGATCAACGCCTATGTCACCGTGACGCCGGAAAAGGCGCGCGACATGGCCAAGGCTTCCGACGCCCGTATCGCCGCCGGCAATGCCGGCGCGCTGGAGGGCATCCCGCTCGGCATCAAGGACCTTTTCGGCACCGAAGGCGTCCATACCCAGGCCTGCAGCCATATCCTCGACGGCTTCAAGCCGCGCTACGAGTCGACCGTCACCCAGAACCTCTGGAACGACGGCGCCGTGATGCTCGGCAAGCTGAACATGGACGAATTCGCCATGGGCTCTTCCAACGAGACATCGTATTACGGCCCGGTCAAGAACCCGTGGCGCGCCAAGGTCTCGAACATGGATCTCGTGCCTGGCGGCTCCTCCGGTGGCTCTGCGGCTGCCGTCGCGGCCTATCTCTGCGCCGGCGCCACGGCCACCGATACCGGCGGTTCCATTCGTCAGCCGGCCGCCTTCACCGGCACTGTCGGCATCAAGCCGACCTATGGCCGCTGCTCGCGCTGGGGCATCGTCGCCTTCGCCTCCTCGCTCGACCAGGCCGGTCCGATCGCCCGCGACGTGCGCGACGCGGCAATCCTGTTGAAGTCGATGGCCAGCGTCGATTCCAAGGATACGACCTCCGTCGACATTCCGGTTCCGGACTACGAGGCGTCGCTCGGCCAGTCGATCAAGGGCATGAAGATCGGCATTCCGAAGGAATATCGCGTCGACGGCATGCCGGAGGAGATCGAGGCGCTCTGGCAGCAGGGTATTGCCTGGCTGAAGGAAGCCGGCGCCGAGATCGTCGACATTACCCTGCCGCATACGAAATACGCGCTGCCCGCCTATTACATCGTCGCGCCGGCCGAAGCGTCGTCCAACCTCGCGCGCTACGACGGGGTGCGCTACGGCCTGCGTGTCGACGGCAAGGACATTGTCGACATGTATGAGAAGACCCGCGCCGCCGGTTTCGGCCGCGAGGTCAAGCGCCGCATCATGATCGGCACCTATGTGCTTTCGGCTGGCTATTACGATGCCTATTACCTGCGTGCCCAGAAGGTTCGCACCCTGATCAAGCGCGACTTCGAGCTTGCTTTCCAGGCAGGTGTCGATGCGATCCTCACGCCGGCCACGCCGTCTTCGGCCTTCGGTATAGCCGACGAGGACCTCGCATCCGATCCGGTCAAGATGTACCTGAACGACATCTTCACCGTGACGGTGAACATGGCCGGACTTCCGGGAATTGCCGTGCCGGGCGGGCTCGACCACAAGGGCCTGCCGCTCGGCCTGCAGTTGATAGGCAAGCCTTTCGACGAAGAGACGCTGTTCAAGACGGCCCATGTTATCGAACAGGCCGCCGGCCGCTTCGCTCCTTCCAGGTGGTGGTAA
- a CDS encoding GNAT family N-acetyltransferase: MIVIRHARQNEIGPLAAIGLRAWAKAIAGLADVAGMQGAAERAFIDFLTEHWLSVLLIEEENRICGWAAREDLDDTISDLWIDPGAQGRGLGRALLAEMEQRMAAEGFDIASAKTHAQNASAVAFFQSAGYQVKWLSTAYSQKLDRDMEFIGLSKQLTGEPSEHLR; the protein is encoded by the coding sequence ATGATCGTCATTCGCCACGCTCGCCAGAACGAGATCGGTCCGCTTGCGGCGATCGGGCTCAGGGCCTGGGCGAAGGCGATTGCAGGGCTCGCCGATGTCGCGGGAATGCAGGGCGCGGCGGAGCGTGCTTTCATAGATTTCCTGACGGAGCACTGGCTTTCCGTTCTTCTGATCGAGGAGGAAAACCGCATCTGCGGCTGGGCAGCCCGCGAGGACCTCGACGACACCATCTCCGATCTCTGGATCGATCCCGGCGCGCAGGGCAGGGGACTCGGCCGGGCGCTGCTTGCCGAAATGGAGCAACGCATGGCGGCTGAAGGCTTTGATATCGCCAGCGCAAAGACACACGCGCAGAACGCTTCCGCGGTCGCCTTCTTCCAAAGCGCCGGCTACCAGGTGAAGTGGCTGTCGACCGCCTATTCACAAAAGCTCGACCGTGACATGGAATTCATCGGCCTTTCGAAACAACTCACAGGAGAACCGTCGGAGCACTTGCGATAG
- a CDS encoding YjhX family toxin produces the protein MDISRAEQRILHHLAQGGRIEITRDGKAIADIRCFTRDGWVYPGVDLELFRKLKRKRAIKSSGGRPYRITERGLCLVRSELDNR, from the coding sequence ATGGACATTTCGCGCGCCGAACAGCGCATCCTTCACCATTTGGCCCAGGGCGGCCGCATCGAAATTACCCGCGACGGCAAGGCAATCGCCGATATCCGTTGCTTCACTCGTGACGGTTGGGTCTATCCCGGCGTCGATCTCGAGCTTTTCCGAAAGCTGAAACGCAAGCGGGCGATCAAGTCGTCGGGCGGCAGGCCCTATCGCATCACCGAGCGCGGCCTGTGTCTCGTCCGCTCCGAACTCGACAACCGGTGA
- the gatB gene encoding Asp-tRNA(Asn)/Glu-tRNA(Gln) amidotransferase subunit GatB, translated as MSIVDVRTPDPKRFIPGATGDWEVIIGMEVHAQVMSNSKLFSGASTEFGNAPNANVSLVDAAMPGMLPVINEECVKQAVRTGLGLKAQINHRSIFDRKNYFYPDLPQGYQISQYKDPIVGEGKIVISIGPDRQGQFEDVEIGIERLHLEQDAGKSMHDQHPSMSYVDLNRSGVALMEIVSKPDLRSSDEAKAYLTKLRSILRYLGTCDGNMDEGSMRADVNVSVRRPGEPFGTRCEIKNVNSIRFVGQAIEYEARRQIAILEDGGTIDQETRLFDPNKGETRSMRSKEDAHDYRYFPDPDLLPLEFDDAFVEALKADLPELPDDKKERFVRDLGLSVYDASVLVSEKAIADYFEAVAEGRDGKIAANWVINDLLGALNKAGKAIEETPVSPAQLGGIIDLIKAETISGKLAKDLFEILWNEGGDPAEIVESRGMKQVTDTGAIEKAVDEIIAANPDQVEKAKAKPSLAGWFVGQVMKATGGKANPQAVQALVRSKLGIEE; from the coding sequence ATGAGCATCGTCGACGTCCGCACTCCCGATCCGAAACGCTTCATTCCCGGTGCGACCGGCGACTGGGAGGTTATCATCGGCATGGAGGTCCATGCCCAGGTGATGAGCAATTCGAAGCTGTTCTCCGGAGCGTCGACCGAGTTCGGCAATGCGCCGAACGCCAATGTCTCGCTGGTCGATGCGGCGATGCCGGGCATGCTTCCCGTCATCAACGAGGAATGTGTCAAGCAGGCCGTCCGCACCGGCCTCGGTCTGAAAGCCCAGATCAACCATCGCTCGATCTTCGACCGGAAGAACTATTTCTATCCGGACCTGCCGCAGGGCTACCAGATTTCGCAGTACAAGGATCCGATCGTCGGCGAAGGCAAGATCGTCATTTCGATCGGGCCGGACCGCCAGGGCCAGTTCGAGGATGTCGAGATCGGCATCGAGCGCCTGCACCTGGAACAGGATGCCGGCAAGTCGATGCATGACCAGCACCCCTCCATGTCCTATGTCGATCTCAACCGCTCGGGCGTGGCGCTCATGGAGATCGTCTCCAAGCCGGACCTGCGCTCGTCGGACGAGGCAAAAGCGTACCTCACCAAGCTGCGCTCGATCCTGCGCTATCTCGGCACCTGCGACGGCAACATGGACGAGGGCTCGATGCGGGCCGACGTCAACGTCTCGGTGCGCCGTCCGGGCGAGCCCTTCGGCACGCGCTGCGAGATCAAGAACGTCAATTCGATCCGCTTCGTCGGCCAGGCGATCGAATACGAGGCCCGCCGCCAGATCGCGATTCTCGAGGATGGCGGCACGATCGATCAGGAGACCCGGCTCTTCGACCCGAACAAGGGCGAGACACGCTCGATGCGCTCCAAGGAAGATGCGCACGACTACCGCTACTTCCCCGATCCGGACCTGCTGCCGCTCGAGTTCGACGACGCCTTTGTAGAGGCGCTCAAAGCCGATCTTCCGGAACTGCCGGACGACAAGAAGGAACGCTTCGTCCGCGATCTCGGGCTGTCGGTCTATGACGCCTCCGTGCTTGTTTCGGAAAAGGCGATTGCCGATTATTTCGAGGCGGTCGCCGAGGGGCGCGACGGCAAGATTGCCGCGAACTGGGTAATCAACGACCTGCTGGGTGCGTTGAACAAAGCCGGCAAAGCCATTGAAGAGACTCCGGTTTCGCCGGCCCAGCTCGGCGGCATCATCGACCTCATCAAGGCGGAGACGATCTCCGGCAAGCTCGCCAAGGATCTCTTCGAAATCCTGTGGAACGAAGGCGGCGACCCGGCGGAAATCGTCGAGAGCCGCGGCATGAAGCAGGTCACCGACACCGGGGCGATCGAGAAGGCCGTCGATGAGATCATCGCCGCCAACCCGGATCAGGTGGAGAAGGCCAAGGCAAAACCGTCGCTCGCCGGCTGGTTCGTCGGCCAGGTGATGAAGGCGACCGGCGGCAAGGCAAACCCGCAGGCGGTGCAGGCTCTCGTCAGGTCCAAGCTCGGCATCGAAGAGTGA
- a CDS encoding GNAT family N-acetyltransferase produces the protein MTEFFVRTASERDLEKVRALLTETWHATYDSLYGVDKVDELTARWHSIEALRARLQRKRAEFVVADNGGEIAGMGFAAMSETLPKTVILHQLYVLPKYQRQGIGRDMFAELETCFPDAERMRLEVEPENLHALAFYRAHGFSEVDRTSSCGEDGSGIPALVLEKRLP, from the coding sequence GTGACGGAGTTCTTCGTCCGGACGGCAAGCGAGCGCGACCTAGAAAAGGTACGCGCTCTGCTCACCGAGACCTGGCATGCGACCTATGACAGCCTTTATGGCGTCGACAAGGTCGACGAACTGACGGCCAGGTGGCATTCCATAGAGGCTCTCAGAGCTCGGCTGCAGCGCAAGAGGGCCGAATTCGTCGTCGCGGACAATGGCGGCGAGATCGCCGGCATGGGCTTTGCGGCCATGTCGGAGACACTCCCGAAGACCGTCATCCTTCATCAGCTCTACGTCTTGCCGAAATACCAACGGCAGGGGATCGGCCGCGACATGTTCGCCGAACTCGAAACCTGCTTTCCGGATGCAGAGCGCATGCGGCTTGAGGTCGAGCCGGAAAATCTGCATGCGCTCGCCTTTTATCGGGCGCACGGGTTTTCGGAAGTTGACAGGACGTCCAGTTGCGGGGAGGACGGATCCGGCATTCCGGCGCTTGTTCTTGAGAAACGTCTTCCTTGA
- a CDS encoding GNAT family N-acetyltransferase has product MEIEIRKAEREDLPAIIGLFADDLLGGHGDTTEPEAFGVYLSAFEKITASAHQTLFVACIGDEVVGTFQTAVSTSLPGRGSSSLVIEAVQTREDMRGRGIGARMIRHAIAEARERGAAKVRLTSNAVRVDAHRFYERLGFERSHFGFKTQVK; this is encoded by the coding sequence ATGGAAATAGAGATCCGCAAAGCCGAGCGCGAAGACTTGCCAGCCATAATCGGACTTTTCGCGGATGATCTTCTTGGCGGTCACGGCGACACGACCGAACCTGAAGCCTTTGGCGTCTATCTGTCCGCCTTCGAGAAGATCACCGCCTCGGCGCATCAGACGCTCTTCGTCGCCTGCATAGGCGACGAAGTCGTCGGTACTTTCCAGACGGCAGTTTCGACGTCGCTTCCCGGGCGCGGCAGTTCCAGCCTGGTGATCGAAGCCGTGCAGACGAGGGAGGACATGCGCGGCCGTGGCATCGGGGCGCGGATGATCCGCCACGCGATTGCCGAAGCGCGGGAAAGGGGTGCGGCGAAAGTGCGGCTCACCTCCAATGCGGTTCGGGTCGACGCGCATCGCTTCTACGAACGCCTCGGTTTCGAACGCAGTCATTTCGGCTTCAAGACGCAGGTGAAATGA